In Mytilus edulis chromosome 13, xbMytEdul2.2, whole genome shotgun sequence, a single window of DNA contains:
- the LOC139500052 gene encoding uncharacterized protein isoform X2: MSNETDNTSVFDTMRTNTSEWTDVVLPNIGIKFDTCAPESINTVFSKGVLHFVEETIRSEVVNLFWFRSEEDEEKKECFQHAVLDVFDIDCYHIDDISISDIVKIKEIEKSNWIDNFVTRSDRCQRFARERICRELSTSLKTFVWQLLYMHRRTKGNTSKELSEGMFQELFVTFARTFGLNIVSSPSVEKYSMSIGRKDFVSLPNAIICHPTETGDDKICAVIQVKGCNQDEDGDHTRNLTNMPKGSNAQHIGSALKGQHCGQYLCTLPYSVFGKNGMFGFIVQGTKVTFTAFKADDGYYDNLCSEHLHQKESFVTYSEEYNILRKEDRKLLVQTFLDIGKLMEFLCEK, encoded by the exons ATGTCCAACGAAACAGACAATACTAGTGTCTTTGACACAATGAGGACAAACACATCAGAATGGACAGACGTGGTACTACCAAATATTGGAATAAAATTTGACACATGTGCACCAGAATCCATAAACACAGTTTTCTCAAAGGGTGTTTTACATTTTGTTGAGGAGACAATCCGTTCTGAAGTTGTAAATCTATTTTGGTTTCGAAGCGAAGAAGATGAAGAGAAAAAAGAGTGTTTTCAACATGCAGTTCTGGATGTTTTTGACATTGATTGTTATCACATAGACGATATTTCTATAAGTGACATTGTGAAAATAAAGGAGATTGAGAAATCCAATTGGATTGATAACTTTGTAACAAGATCTGACAGATGTCAACGCTTTGCAAGAGAAAG AATTTGTAGAGAACTGTCTACAAGTTTAAAGACTTTTGTGTGGCAGCTTTTGTACATGCATCGGAGAACAAaaggaaacacatcaaaagaattgtCAGAAGGAATGTTTCAAGAACTCTTTGTCACTTTTGCTAGAACATTTGGCTTAAATATTGT gagCAGTCCAAGTGTTGAAAAGTACTCAATGTCAATTGGTAGAAAAGATTTTGTTTCCTTACCTAATGCTATTATATGCCATCCTACAGAAACTGGTGATGACAAAATTTGTGCTGTTATACAG GTTAAGGGATGCAATCAAGATGAAGACGGTGACCACACaagaaatttaacaaatatgCCTAAAGGATCTAATGCTCAACATATTGGATCAGCCCTGAAAGGTCAACATTGTGGACAGTACCTGTGTACATTACCATATTCTGTGTTTGGGAAGAATGGAATGTTTGGATTCATTGTACAAGGAACAAAA gtcACATTTACAGCTTTTAAAGCAGATGATGGTTATTATGACAATTTATGTAGTGAACATTTGCATCAAAAAGAATCATTTGTAACATACAGCGAAGAATACAATATTCTAAGGAAAGAAGACAGAAAACTTTTGGTGCAAACTTTTTTGGATATTGGAAAGTTAATGGAATTTCTTTGTGAGAAGTAG